The Candidatus Atribacteria bacterium genome has a segment encoding these proteins:
- a CDS encoding ATP-binding protein translates to MRNLADHLFDVLENSVKAGATEVKIFLENRDKLFFCKIEDNGSGIKDGDVTDPFITSRKTRRVGLGLPLLKRAVESTGGFLKIRNRKKRGIILKFKIDIAHIDAKPFGDIARAFVDAIYSWPEVSFSIFIQKKNKRKSSVFNSKKIREVVSYSEMQQKEVRDFIYDSIDRELKTIRIDSQFGIF, encoded by the coding sequence ATGAGAAACCTGGCAGATCACTTATTTGATGTTTTAGAAAATTCCGTAAAAGCTGGAGCTACAGAAGTTAAAATTTTCTTGGAAAACAGAGACAAACTTTTTTTTTGTAAGATAGAAGATAATGGTAGTGGAATCAAAGATGGGGATGTCACCGATCCTTTTATAACCTCACGTAAGACAAGAAGAGTTGGATTGGGACTCCCTCTTTTAAAGCGAGCAGTAGAGAGCACCGGTGGTTTCCTTAAAATACGCAATAGAAAGAAAAGAGGGATAATTTTAAAATTTAAGATAGATATTGCCCATATTGATGCTAAACCTTTTGGGGATATTGCTAGAGCATTTGTAGACGCGATATATAGTTGGCCAGAAGTCAGTTTCTCTATTTTTATTCAAAAGAAAAATAAGCGAAAATCATCAGTTTTTAACAGTAAGAAGATCAGAGAAGTAGTGAGTTATTCCGAAATGCAACAGAAAGAAGTGCGAGATTTTATTTATGATTCTATAGATCGAGAACTAAAAACAATTAGAATTGATTCCCAATTCGGGATATTTTAA
- the nuoF gene encoding NADH-quinone oxidoreductase subunit NuoF: MTKRNIAQILISIDGNSVLSGARKIKTKLIIELNKQGLSEQIQVVETGSFGPINKGVVVGIYPTGEMYGNVTEEDITEFIQERFIKGRPYEKLLLAEKLHPEIELSENDSRKVQYYGRIVLDNCGRIDPENIEEYIGVGGYEALGVVLKEKTSSEVIQIVKDSGLQGRGGAGFPTGLKWSFAAKAKTNPKYIICNADEGEPGTFKDRLIMEGDPHKVLEGMAICGYAIGANTGYIYIRGEYQLSIQRLKKAIEDAEKLGLLGKNIFGTDFDFEVKIKIGAGSYVCGEETTLLNSMEGFRGQPRFKPPFPAESGFLAKPTNVNNVETFANIAPIISNGAEWFRKFGTENSPGTKVYAVLGHVNRPGVVEVPMGVTLREIIYDYAGGISSGNFKMTQIGGTAGNILSAKFLDIPLDFQSLKEGGYSLGSGAILIMNESVSVIDFIKCCMKFFVHESCGKCTPCREGTRYIYEILDKIDSGKGKVEDLETLKLLGENMQDASFCPLGQSAPNSLLNSLNFFPEEYYNLLMK, translated from the coding sequence ATGACAAAAAGGAATATCGCCCAAATTTTGATAAGTATTGATGGAAATTCTGTCCTTTCCGGAGCAAGAAAGATAAAGACAAAATTAATTATCGAGCTAAACAAGCAAGGTCTTTCTGAACAAATTCAGGTAGTTGAAACCGGGAGTTTTGGACCAATTAATAAAGGAGTAGTTGTCGGCATTTATCCGACAGGGGAAATGTATGGGAATGTAACCGAGGAAGATATTACAGAATTTATTCAAGAAAGATTTATTAAAGGAAGACCTTATGAAAAACTACTTCTTGCTGAAAAATTACATCCAGAAATAGAATTATCCGAAAATGATTCCCGAAAAGTGCAATATTACGGAAGAATTGTTTTGGATAACTGTGGAAGAATTGACCCGGAAAACATTGAAGAATACATAGGAGTAGGTGGATATGAAGCATTGGGAGTTGTTTTAAAAGAAAAAACATCATCAGAAGTGATACAAATAGTAAAAGATTCCGGATTACAAGGAAGAGGGGGAGCCGGTTTTCCTACAGGCTTAAAATGGTCTTTTGCTGCAAAGGCGAAAACAAATCCAAAATATATTATTTGTAATGCTGATGAGGGAGAACCGGGCACCTTTAAGGATCGTTTAATAATGGAAGGAGACCCTCATAAAGTTTTAGAAGGAATGGCTATCTGCGGTTATGCTATAGGGGCTAATACCGGTTATATTTATATCCGCGGGGAATACCAATTATCCATCCAAAGATTAAAAAAAGCGATAGAAGATGCTGAAAAATTAGGCCTTTTAGGAAAAAATATCTTTGGAACAGATTTTGATTTCGAGGTAAAGATTAAGATCGGAGCAGGTTCTTATGTCTGTGGAGAAGAGACAACTCTTTTAAATTCTATGGAGGGTTTTAGAGGACAACCAAGATTTAAGCCGCCTTTTCCCGCCGAATCTGGATTTTTAGCTAAACCCACTAATGTAAACAATGTAGAGACCTTTGCAAATATTGCTCCGATTATTTCGAATGGTGCCGAATGGTTTAGAAAATTTGGGACAGAAAATTCTCCAGGTACTAAAGTTTATGCAGTATTAGGACACGTAAATCGTCCAGGTGTAGTAGAGGTTCCTATGGGAGTAACCCTAAGGGAGATTATTTACGATTATGCGGGGGGAATATCTTCAGGGAATTTTAAAATGACTCAAATAGGAGGTACTGCCGGTAATATTCTTTCTGCTAAATTTTTAGATATCCCTCTTGATTTTCAATCTTTAAAAGAAGGTGGTTATAGTCTGGGATCGGGTGCTATATTAATCATGAATGAATCAGTATCCGTGATAGATTTTATAAAATGCTGTATGAAATTTTTCGTTCATGAATCTTGTGGTAAGTGTACTCCTTGTCGGGAAGGCACCAGATATATCTATGAAATATTAGATAAAATTGATTCGGGAAAAGGTAAGGTTGAAGACTTAGAAACCTTGAAATTATTAGGAGAAAATATGCAAGATGCTTCTTTCTGTCCACTGGGTCAAAGTGCTCCTAATTCTTTATTAAATTCGTTAAATTTTTTTCCTGAAGAGTACTACAATCTGTTAATGAAGTAA
- a CDS encoding iron-sulfur binding hydrogenase has product MKLSEIVNQCQLEKIVFCNDCEIENGYCGDLMSDVMAHAKTECIWITIQAHKNSIAVALIKDIQSIVFTNNVTVDKEVIKKAEEEKINLFRTNKDSFTVCGEIYCLMEAETAKD; this is encoded by the coding sequence ATGAAGTTAAGTGAAATAGTTAATCAATGCCAATTAGAAAAAATTGTTTTTTGTAACGATTGTGAGATTGAAAACGGGTATTGTGGAGATTTAATGTCTGATGTTATGGCTCATGCTAAAACGGAATGCATCTGGATCACTATCCAGGCGCACAAGAATAGTATAGCAGTTGCCCTTATCAAAGATATCCAATCTATTGTATTTACTAATAATGTAACGGTAGATAAAGAGGTAATTAAAAAGGCAGAAGAAGAAAAGATTAATTTATTCCGAACCAATAAAGATTCTTTTACTGTATGCGGAGAAATATATTGTCTGATGGAGGCTGAAACTGCAAAGGATTGA
- a CDS encoding CBS domain-containing protein encodes MSTYYSKEKLTLVNELIYQIKVKEAMSKEVIFSGENATFREIQLQLKEKKISGVPILDEEKNIIGITSIDDVITAFDKGYVDNKITDYMSRNVITIPQNFSVVSAINKLEKFKVGRLPVTQSLNSKKIVGIITLSDILNRLLVVVQSIAEKVEDKEIKNTQISHDSIKNIVKKPLRFEVKGDDFNNAGRVASISKKYFQNLGVNKDIIRRIAIVCYEAEMNICLHSLGGSITIKVNSDNNAVIYAHDKGPGIPDVDLALKPGFTTASEKIRALGFGAGMGLPNIKRYADKLEIKSSLETGTELKAIIDLGVKNEVK; translated from the coding sequence ATGAGTACGTATTATTCCAAAGAAAAGTTAACCTTAGTTAATGAGCTGATTTACCAAATCAAGGTTAAAGAAGCTATGTCAAAAGAAGTAATCTTTTCTGGGGAAAACGCTACCTTTAGAGAGATTCAATTGCAGCTTAAGGAAAAAAAAATATCCGGAGTGCCTATTCTCGACGAAGAAAAGAATATTATTGGGATCACTAGTATTGATGATGTCATTACTGCCTTTGATAAGGGTTATGTGGATAATAAAATTACTGATTATATGAGTAGAAACGTAATCACTATACCGCAAAATTTTTCAGTAGTTTCGGCAATCAATAAATTGGAAAAATTTAAGGTGGGGAGACTTCCGGTTACTCAATCTTTAAATAGTAAAAAAATTGTTGGCATCATTACGTTGAGTGATATTTTGAATAGATTGTTGGTAGTAGTCCAATCAATTGCCGAAAAGGTGGAAGATAAAGAAATAAAGAATACACAAATTTCCCATGATTCAATTAAAAATATTGTTAAAAAGCCACTTAGGTTTGAAGTCAAAGGAGATGATTTTAATAATGCCGGTAGAGTGGCCAGTATATCCAAAAAATATTTTCAGAACCTGGGAGTCAATAAAGATATTATTCGTAGAATTGCTATTGTCTGCTATGAGGCCGAGATGAATATTTGCCTTCATTCCTTGGGGGGAAGTATAACTATTAAGGTTAATAGTGATAATAATGCAGTAATCTATGCTCATGATAAGGGTCCGGGAATTCCAGATGTTGATCTAGCTCTAAAACCGGGATTTACCACCGCTTCTGAAAAAATCAGAGCTTTGGGTTTTGGTGCTGGAATGGGGCTTCCTAATATCAAAAGGTATGCTGATAAATTAGAGATCAAATCTTCTTTGGAAACAGGGACAGAACTAAAAGCAATAATCGATTTGGGGGTAAAAAATGAAGTTAAGTGA
- the nuoF gene encoding NADH-quinone oxidoreductase subunit NuoF, giving the protein MYNLRAHVLLCYGGACISSNAGSVKETMEKAIAKAGLQNEVDVITTGCMGTCELGPIIVIYPEGVFYQKVKPEDAEEIVREHLLKGRVVKRLFYKKPKTEEMVEMFNNIDFFKLQRKIALRNCGMINPLEIEEYIAADGYMALGKVLTEMSPQQVIEEIKKSGLRGRGGAGFPTGLKWQFTAASQGKQKYVCCNADEGDPGAFMDRSILEGDPHSVMEAMMICGYAIGADQGYIYVRAEYPLAIERLSVAIGQARKNGLLGKNILGTGFNFDMELRMGAGAFVCGEETALMRSIEGKRGQPRPRPPYPAQKGLFECPTVLNNVETFANIPYIILNGADDFASVGTEKSRGTKVFALAGDINNTGLIEIPIGMPLGTIIYDIGGGIPNNKKLKAVQIGGPSGGCIPAEHLNVRVDYEALKELGAIMGSGGLIIMDEDTCMVDLARYFMEFIQEESCGKCTPCREGTRIMLNILERICKGKGKMEDLDTLEELSSQIKQTSLCALGQTAPNPIEATLRYFREEYIEHIRDKKCRAGVCAELVYSPCSNECPASVNVPGYLAYTKEGNFRRALEIHLKNNPFPAVCGRVCPHQCEAKCRRKDLDSAVSIRSVKRFMADSIDDYVTCFPEKQNSKGIKVAVIGSGPSGLSNAYFLTMLGYEVTVFESEAKTGGMLTYAIPSYRLPKNIVEKEIKALSQYGVKIKTNTKIGKDFTIDELRKQDFKAFYVAVGTADSIMPPIEGIDGNDKVMSGLDFLYKINNNEKIAIGQEVVVIGGGNTAIDAARTARRMGADVTIVYRRTREEMPAEIEEIKEAENEGIKIQLLQNIKTVKPNSNHKVTVELVNMRLAEFDKSGRRRPIEIETSSFTKEVSFLILAIGQRPSLDGLFDNELVKLNRDRTICCSSHQGETMSEDIFAGGDVVTGPSTVVEAIAQAQGAAEAIDKYLSGGQEEYPWNIMDPIEVEFDPEKEPVKYERSKNILIPVGERISFTEVEKTWESDIACKESERCLRCEFKKEEE; this is encoded by the coding sequence ATGTATAATTTAAGGGCACATGTTTTGCTTTGTTATGGAGGAGCCTGCATTTCTTCCAATGCGGGGAGCGTTAAAGAAACAATGGAAAAGGCAATAGCTAAAGCAGGGCTTCAAAATGAAGTTGATGTGATCACTACCGGATGTATGGGCACTTGTGAATTAGGCCCGATTATAGTTATCTATCCGGAGGGTGTATTCTATCAGAAAGTCAAGCCCGAAGATGCTGAAGAGATCGTTCGGGAACACCTATTAAAAGGTAGAGTAGTAAAACGTTTATTTTATAAAAAACCGAAAACCGAAGAAATGGTTGAGATGTTTAATAATATAGATTTCTTTAAACTGCAGAGAAAAATAGCTCTACGGAATTGTGGCATGATAAATCCCTTAGAAATTGAAGAGTATATTGCTGCTGATGGATATATGGCTTTGGGGAAAGTGTTAACTGAAATGAGTCCCCAACAAGTCATTGAAGAGATTAAAAAATCGGGCCTGAGAGGACGAGGCGGAGCAGGGTTCCCTACCGGTTTAAAATGGCAATTTACTGCTGCCTCACAGGGTAAACAAAAATATGTATGTTGTAATGCAGATGAAGGTGATCCCGGTGCCTTTATGGATAGGAGTATTTTAGAGGGAGATCCCCATAGTGTAATGGAAGCTATGATGATCTGTGGATATGCCATTGGAGCGGATCAGGGCTATATTTATGTCAGAGCTGAATATCCTTTAGCAATAGAAAGATTATCAGTTGCCATTGGACAAGCAAGAAAAAATGGCCTTTTGGGAAAAAATATTTTAGGTACTGGCTTTAATTTTGATATGGAGCTTAGAATGGGGGCAGGCGCTTTTGTCTGTGGTGAAGAAACCGCACTAATGCGTTCCATAGAAGGGAAGAGAGGGCAACCTCGTCCAAGACCTCCTTACCCCGCTCAAAAAGGATTATTTGAATGTCCTACAGTATTAAATAATGTAGAAACATTTGCCAATATCCCCTATATCATTTTAAATGGTGCGGATGATTTTGCTTCTGTGGGAACAGAAAAGAGCAGAGGTACAAAAGTATTTGCTTTAGCCGGTGATATAAATAATACCGGACTTATCGAAATTCCTATTGGAATGCCTTTGGGAACAATTATCTATGATATCGGAGGGGGAATCCCTAATAATAAAAAATTAAAAGCAGTGCAAATTGGTGGCCCTTCGGGAGGTTGTATACCGGCTGAACATCTAAATGTAAGAGTTGATTATGAAGCACTAAAGGAACTTGGGGCTATTATGGGTTCAGGTGGATTGATTATTATGGATGAAGATACCTGCATGGTCGATCTAGCCCGTTACTTTATGGAATTTATTCAGGAAGAATCTTGCGGAAAATGTACTCCCTGTCGGGAAGGTACGCGGATTATGTTAAATATTCTCGAAAGGATCTGTAAGGGAAAAGGGAAAATGGAAGATTTAGATACTCTGGAAGAATTATCCTCTCAGATAAAACAGACTTCTCTTTGTGCATTAGGTCAAACTGCTCCTAATCCCATAGAAGCAACTTTGAGATATTTTAGAGAAGAATATATCGAACATATTCGGGATAAAAAATGCCGGGCGGGAGTATGTGCAGAACTTGTATACTCTCCCTGTTCCAATGAATGTCCTGCTTCGGTAAATGTACCTGGATACCTTGCTTACACCAAGGAAGGCAATTTTAGAAGAGCCTTGGAAATACATTTAAAGAATAATCCTTTTCCTGCGGTCTGTGGACGGGTGTGTCCTCATCAATGTGAAGCCAAATGTAGAAGAAAGGATCTTGATTCAGCAGTCAGTATTCGTTCTGTAAAACGATTCATGGCTGATTCAATAGACGATTATGTAACATGTTTTCCTGAAAAACAAAATTCTAAGGGAATAAAAGTAGCGGTTATTGGCTCTGGTCCATCCGGACTATCTAATGCCTATTTTCTTACTATGCTGGGGTACGAGGTTACTGTTTTCGAATCCGAAGCTAAAACAGGAGGAATGCTAACTTATGCTATCCCTTCCTATAGACTTCCTAAAAATATAGTGGAAAAAGAAATTAAAGCCCTATCTCAATACGGAGTAAAGATAAAAACCAATACCAAAATTGGTAAAGATTTCACCATTGATGAACTTAGGAAACAAGATTTTAAAGCCTTTTATGTTGCTGTAGGAACAGCAGATTCAATTATGCCCCCGATTGAAGGTATAGATGGGAATGATAAAGTGATGAGCGGATTGGATTTTTTGTATAAAATCAATAATAATGAGAAGATCGCTATAGGTCAGGAGGTAGTTGTCATTGGGGGAGGAAATACTGCGATAGATGCAGCTAGAACTGCCAGGAGAATGGGAGCAGATGTAACCATCGTTTATCGCCGAACCAGAGAGGAAATGCCTGCAGAGATTGAAGAAATTAAGGAAGCAGAAAATGAGGGAATAAAAATTCAACTTCTTCAAAATATCAAAACAGTTAAACCAAACTCTAACCATAAAGTAACCGTCGAATTGGTAAATATGCGGCTTGCTGAGTTTGATAAATCTGGCAGACGAAGACCTATTGAAATAGAAACATCTTCTTTTACGAAAGAAGTAAGCTTTTTAATTTTAGCCATTGGACAGAGACCATCTTTAGATGGTTTATTTGATAATGAATTGGTTAAATTGAATAGAGACAGAACGATCTGTTGTTCTTCTCACCAGGGAGAAACTATGTCTGAAGATATTTTCGCTGGTGGCGATGTAGTAACCGGTCCATCTACTGTAGTAGAGGCAATAGCTCAAGCGCAGGGAGCAGCTGAAGCCATTGATAAATATTTAAGCGGTGGCCAAGAAGAGTATCCCTGGAATATTATGGATCCGATTGAAGTAGAATTCGACCCCGAAAAAGAGCCAGTAAAATATGAACGGTCAAAAAATATTCTAATTCCAGTGGGAGAAAGAATTTCTTTTACTGAAGTCGAAAAGACCTGGGAAAGTGATATTGCTTGCAAAGAATCCGAAAGATGCTTGCGCTGTGAATTTAAGAAAGAAGAGGAGTGA
- a CDS encoding NAD(P)H-dependent oxidoreductase subunit E codes for MACLCNEKELTDLQKYEQLKEFINQNKDKKGYLIPILHAAQAIFGYLPAEVQNFVAKETNTPVSVVTGVVTFYSYFKIFPTGRHTITICLGTACYVRGAKKIVEEIEKKLGIKIGETTEDRRFSLGVQRCLGACGLAPVIMIDKDVHGRISAKKLNKILEQYK; via the coding sequence ATGGCATGTCTTTGCAATGAGAAAGAACTTACTGACTTACAAAAGTATGAACAATTAAAAGAATTTATTAACCAAAATAAGGATAAGAAAGGTTATTTAATTCCGATACTCCATGCAGCACAGGCGATATTTGGATATCTCCCAGCAGAAGTACAAAATTTTGTGGCTAAAGAGACGAATACTCCGGTAAGTGTCGTAACCGGAGTGGTTACTTTTTATTCTTATTTTAAGATTTTCCCAACCGGCAGACATACCATTACCATCTGTTTGGGAACAGCCTGTTACGTGCGTGGTGCGAAAAAAATAGTGGAAGAAATAGAAAAAAAACTGGGTATAAAAATTGGAGAAACCACCGAAGATAGGAGATTTTCTTTGGGGGTACAAAGATGCCTGGGGGCCTGCGGATTGGCTCCGGTTATTATGATCGATAAAGATGTTCACGGTCGGATATCGGCAAAAAAGTTGAATAAAATTTTAGAACAATACAAATAG
- the nuoE gene encoding NADH-quinone oxidoreductase subunit NuoE, whose translation MTIKEIVNKYGNKRENLLQILHDIQNQSLQNYISEENIKTLSENMKIPLSDIKGTASFYTMYSFTPRGKYIIRVCDSPPCHLLGAQTIFKAIETKLGIKEGETTRDGLFTLEGTSCLGICGVAPAMMINDEAYGNLNEKKINEILEQIQEKERK comes from the coding sequence ATGACAATAAAAGAAATTGTAAATAAATATGGGAACAAAAGAGAGAATTTGCTGCAGATTTTACATGATATTCAGAACCAAAGTCTCCAGAATTATATCAGCGAAGAAAATATCAAAACGCTAAGTGAAAACATGAAGATACCCTTATCCGATATTAAAGGGACTGCTTCTTTTTACACCATGTATAGCTTTACTCCACGTGGCAAATATATCATTAGAGTTTGCGATAGTCCTCCTTGCCATTTATTAGGAGCCCAAACGATTTTCAAAGCTATAGAAACGAAATTAGGTATTAAAGAAGGAGAGACAACTCGAGACGGACTTTTTACTTTAGAAGGGACTAGTTGTTTAGGAATCTGTGGGGTAGCTCCAGCCATGATGATTAATGATGAAGCCTATGGGAATTTAAATGAAAAGAAGATCAATGAAATATTAGAACAAATTCAGGAAAAGGAGAGGAAATAA
- a CDS encoding (2Fe-2S) ferredoxin domain-containing protein, translating to MKNLEELKKIRERVKKDLELRTGKHRTKIVVCLGTCGIAAGARETMNVLIDLIAKNDTPDTIVTTAGCAGFCEQEPMIQLYMEGREQVIYGKVDQKAAEEIFEKHILKGEIVEKYLFSKGK from the coding sequence ATGAAAAACTTAGAAGAACTAAAAAAAATTAGAGAGAGAGTAAAGAAAGATTTAGAGTTACGTACCGGAAAACATCGAACTAAGATTGTGGTCTGCCTGGGAACTTGTGGTATCGCTGCCGGAGCTCGAGAGACTATGAATGTTCTTATTGATCTTATTGCCAAGAACGATACACCCGATACTATAGTGACAACTGCGGGTTGTGCAGGGTTTTGCGAACAGGAACCCATGATTCAGCTATACATGGAAGGCAGGGAGCAAGTTATTTATGGGAAAGTTGATCAAAAAGCAGCCGAAGAAATATTTGAGAAACACATTTTAAAAGGTGAAATTGTAGAAAAATATCTTTTTTCAAAGGGGAAATAA
- a CDS encoding SPOR domain-containing protein, whose protein sequence is MRKASRIYKRKSRSNLETFIILIGAIIILGVAFNLARDRSYIPPEEPAIIEEGKVESPLVVREPEILPQKEAEEKFEEKEKSLEEEITKEIISEEKPPVTVPSLNTATKIEPEVEVVKESKLTSDQKVYTVQVGAFSQEINARNLAEEIRVKGYQTYVVKGKSLYKTQVGEYKSYEEAQNVSQKLKQLGYPIFVTSR, encoded by the coding sequence ATGAGAAAAGCGAGTAGGATTTATAAGAGGAAAAGCAGAAGCAATCTGGAAACCTTTATTATCTTAATAGGCGCAATAATCATTTTGGGTGTGGCTTTTAATTTAGCTCGAGATAGGAGTTATATTCCCCCCGAAGAACCGGCAATTATAGAAGAAGGAAAAGTAGAATCTCCACTCGTAGTAAGAGAACCTGAGATACTGCCACAAAAAGAAGCCGAAGAAAAGTTTGAAGAAAAGGAGAAATCTCTAGAGGAAGAAATAACAAAAGAGATTATTTCCGAAGAGAAACCACCCGTTACTGTGCCTAGCCTAAATACGGCTACAAAGATAGAACCCGAAGTAGAAGTAGTAAAGGAATCTAAATTGACCTCTGACCAGAAAGTGTACACTGTTCAAGTAGGAGCTTTCTCCCAAGAAATAAATGCCCGAAATTTAGCGGAAGAAATAAGAGTAAAAGGATACCAGACTTACGTAGTTAAAGGAAAAAGTCTTTATAAAACACAGGTAGGGGAATATAAAAGCTACGAGGAAGCCCAAAACGTATCTCAAAAGTTAAAACAATTGGGTTACCCTATCTTTGTCACCAGTAGATAA
- a CDS encoding redox-sensing transcriptional repressor Rex, which translates to MKKTNIPSVTINRLSIYHRCLEKILEREKGNRLKIIPSFEIAEMTGINSAQIRKDLAYFGEFGKRGLGYPLVDLNRELKKILGLDKEWSIIIAGAGNLGKALVKYKGFQKRGFIIKGIFDNNRSKIGKKLGHIFIYDIKEIEKFILTEKIGIGILAVPADSAQKVADKMVAGGVKAVLNFAPVHIVLPPEIRIHNVDLSIEFEGLTYYLNL; encoded by the coding sequence TTGAAGAAAACTAACATTCCTTCCGTTACCATTAATCGATTATCTATTTATCACAGATGTTTGGAGAAAATATTAGAAAGGGAAAAAGGAAATCGGTTAAAAATTATTCCTTCATTTGAAATTGCAGAAATGACCGGAATAAATTCAGCACAAATCCGTAAAGACCTGGCTTATTTCGGAGAATTTGGTAAAAGAGGATTAGGGTACCCCTTAGTAGATCTTAACAGAGAATTAAAAAAGATATTAGGATTAGATAAAGAATGGTCAATTATTATTGCCGGAGCAGGGAATTTGGGTAAAGCCTTGGTAAAGTATAAAGGTTTCCAAAAAAGAGGCTTTATCATCAAGGGAATTTTTGATAACAATCGCTCAAAAATTGGCAAGAAACTTGGCCATATTTTTATTTATGATATAAAAGAAATAGAAAAATTTATCTTGACAGAAAAAATAGGAATCGGGATATTGGCAGTACCCGCCGACTCAGCCCAGAAAGTAGCGGATAAAATGGTTGCTGGTGGAGTGAAAGCCGTTTTAAATTTTGCCCCTGTACATATCGTTTTGCCCCCGGAAATTAGAATACATAATGTCGATCTGTCTATTGAATTTGAAGGGTTGACATATTATTTAAACCTGTGA